The region CAACAGGTCGCCCAGCCTGTCGAGATAGGCTGGATCCCGCGCCATCGGGATCAGATGCGCCGCATCGCCCCAGTAAAGACCGGCCGAGAGCGGGCTTGGGTCTCCTACGATGATCGTCGCCTTCAAGGTCGAGCGCCTCAAGGCACGAATGATCCCTTGCCCCAGCAGGGCGCCTGCACCCGTGACAAAAACCTTCATGATTGCCCGACCCCCAATTCGATAAGCTGATCCCTGCAACGGCCCAATTCACTCAGCCGATGAGCATCGGAGCCGATGGAAACAAACGGATTGATCTCGTCGCACAGAGCCAGAAATGCCGGCATGTCGACGAGATACGAGGAGTTGATCTCGAGTGCGATCTGCCGTTCCAGCGATGCCGTCATCAGTTCGCGATAATACGCTTTCGGAAAGCGGCCGTGTCGTCTCAGGCTCATACCGCCCGGATGCCCCAGGACATCAATAGGCGCATTCCAGATCATTCCCATCGACAGCCGAAACTCTATTTCCGCGGTCTGCTCGAAGGACAATTGCTTGAAGTCCAGGTAACCACCCTTTCCGTCGGGGAGCCGGTGAACGACGCCGAGGACGATGTCGCATGCGTCGAGCACATCCTGGGAGACGTCGAGCCTGCCCCTGTCATCCATCGCCTTGGTCTCGCAGCCGACATAAACCCGAATGCCCTCGAAGCCACGCGCTGCGGAAAGGACTTCCTCCCTGAATTGATTAAACCAGGTCGTTTCTTCGCGAACGTGCTCTGTGAAAGCCAAGGCACCCAGCCCGCGTTCCTTGGCGGTTTCCAGGATCTGAAGCGCCGTCGCCTGCCCGTCGGTCCAACTGGTATGAACCTGGAGTTCGACATTCAGCTGCGCCTGGCTGAGATCTCGAAAACGGCAGAACGCAGGCTTGCTGGTGTTCTTCTTCCTTTGCCCGTCCATTATCGATGTGCCCTTCGATTAACGCGCTAAAGTAAAGTACCTGTGCTGCACGCCCGGCGGCAAAACGCATGCGGACAGCACATGAGCTTTCAGCATTGGGCGGGCGAAGCCGGGGCCATATTGGCCCAGGCGACGAAATGCGGGTTGGCGAAATCGCTGTCGCCCTCCTGCATCCTCTTGCCGTAGAGGAGGCGCGAACCGTCCAGCCGGACGACCGACCCCCCGGCAGCCTGCAGCACGGCGTCTCCGGCGGCCGTATCCCATTCCATCGTCCGGCCGAAGCGCGGATAAACATCCG is a window of Sinorhizobium numidicum DNA encoding:
- a CDS encoding PHP domain-containing protein, with the protein product MDGQRKKNTSKPAFCRFRDLSQAQLNVELQVHTSWTDGQATALQILETAKERGLGALAFTEHVREETTWFNQFREEVLSAARGFEGIRVYVGCETKAMDDRGRLDVSQDVLDACDIVLGVVHRLPDGKGGYLDFKQLSFEQTAEIEFRLSMGMIWNAPIDVLGHPGGMSLRRHGRFPKAYYRELMTASLERQIALEINSSYLVDMPAFLALCDEINPFVSIGSDAHRLSELGRCRDQLIELGVGQS